Part of the Oncorhynchus kisutch isolate 150728-3 linkage group LG2, Okis_V2, whole genome shotgun sequence genome, ACCTGCACTGCCTCCTACCTCAGTCTGGACAACAAGCTGGATGTCAACTGGGTACCTGAGTGTGAAGCAGACAGATCTGTCTATCCTGTCAGCTCTACTGATAATGGTGTCCATAACTATTCTAATCTGCATTTCTGTTTGCctaaggaggagaagagaggctgGCTCCGAGACATTGTCacagctctccaaccctgttgaTGCCCAAGTGGCCGAGCACATCAGCCTGTTTTCACATTCTGAGGGCTGCTATATTTACTGCTGCCACTCATGCACTGACTTTCTCAATTCAAGCTCATCGACAATAtgtacagtagcctaataaagACAAGTCTTTGTTTTTTATGATACAGTAGTGCATTAACGTTCCAAAAACATGTACTCTCATTGCTATGACACTGATTTGTTTGTGATATGTAAAATAAATGTTCTATTAATATTCATGATACAAATAGATCATTAGAGTTTAGTTAATTAGCAATGAGCAGAGGGAAATCTTACCTGGAAGCAAAATAAAAATACCAGGAACTCCAATCACACCCTGTGATTTACACCAGAATACCAGGAAccccaatcacaccctgtctttCACACCAGAATACCAGGAacaccaatcacaccctgtctttCACACCAGAATAACAGGAAccccaatcacaccctgtctttTACACCAGAATACCAGGAacaccaatcacaccctgtctttCACACCAGAATACCAGGAacaccaatcacaccctgtctttCACACCAGAATACCAGGAACCCTATCACACCCTGTCTTTCACACCAGGATACCAGGAACACCAATCACACCCTTTCTTTCACACCAGAATACCAGGAAccccaatcacaccctgtctttCACACCAGAATACCAGGAAccccaatcacaccctgtctttCACACCAGAATACCAGGAacaccaatcacaccctgtctttCACACCAGAATACCAGGAACCCCAATCACACTTGATGGATTGTGTTTCATGAGAGTAGCATACAAAAGCGAGCTGCAGTGGCTGCAACTCTACTTCCTATCAGAAGGTGTCACTCCACACTCAAATGAGGCTACTACCAGCAGCTGCTGGATttatgaatgtacttctggttcCACTTAATTCTGGCATAGACCACAATGGCACATTTGGGGCAGTTGAAATATGCGAAAATAAAAGATGTAGCGACAAGTCTCACAATTGACTTTATTTTTGAAAGACTATTGCCAAATCTTAATATTAAGATTGATATTGTAGACATTTCCAATAATCAATTGGTAAATACATTGTTTGTTAGCTTCATTTTCACTTTAAAATTTGTTTAAACAGTTTGACCAATTCTGTTCAAAACCTGCCCAGTGATAAAAGATGGAAAGCTCAGGGTCAGGGATATAAATAAAAAGTCAAGGAAAGTATTATACGAATACCAGACAAGCATTCAATTTCTTACTGCTCAGTGACACACACATTGTTCACAAACATAGTTTACGGGGGATGATTCCAGCGAGCGTAACATCACCATAATCTCCCTAGGAATAGAAACTGGTCACGGATATCAGTAAATTTATGCATAGTgcgtgaactctctctctctctcccgcctcctCCGAGACGCCGCCTCTTCCGTAGGTAGGGAAGAGTTTAAAACCAATCTTGAGACGCGGGACACTTCATAAAAGGGACAGTGCGTCGTTTTCACGGACTAGTAGTGGACAGGAGCTGACGGCGAGCAAGAACGTCTTTATTGGGAATACCCGCGGAGTTTATGTTGAGTAGTTTTTGAGACAATAAAAATGAAATCTCCAAAGTTGAAGTCTCAAGGCAAATGTGAGTTGAAGAATGCTGACCATCTAATTTGTTCTTGGGATTTCCACTGGACAAAATATAATGCATTGCACACTTACCAGGCATGGAGTTAGTTTAGCGTTTGCAGAAAAGGAGCTTTTAAAGCTATTTCAGATAGTGTGGTTGTTATTCAACATCTGTTAGAATTTGACAATGTGTTTACTACAATGTAACATGCGTGTTGCACACGTTTATTAATGGCACAAAAACATAGACCATCAATAGGTTAGCACGGGATAGGATAAATTAATAGAGAGCAATTTATTTCATTAGGATAACTGAAATGAATTCAATAAAATATCATTTGAATGGGAATGGTTGTTTTCATCAGTTATTTCAGCTACATTccttgaggaggaggaggatgatctGTCTGACGTGCTGTGTGAGTTTGACGCAGTGATCGAGGATTTTACGTCGCCGGTGGAGAAAAGGCACTTCCGCTACGACGAGCACCTGAAGACAGCGAAGAGACGCAGCAGCGCCAGCGTCAGTGACAGCGGCATCAGCGACTCGGAAAGTAAGTGAACCACacccacactcactcacacacacacacacacacacacacacacacacacacacacacacacacacacacacacacacacacacacacacacacacacacacacacacacacacacacacacacataaattgTAGCAATTTTTATGGAGTATATCTGGAACAAAGGTTGAACCAACGATCTTGATTCACACTAATGTGCCATAAAGTTCCAGACCTTTTTGGTGGTGAAATTACATTCAGTAGTACAGTCGTAGAAAAAAATGATTCTTCAGCAGTCCCCATAGGGTTGTGAAAAGGTTGTACATGGTACccacatttgtattttttatataactaggcaagtcagttaagaacaaattattcctgacaatgacagcctagcggggaacaatgggttaactgccttgctcaggggcagaaggacagattttttaccttgtcagcacagGGATTTGATACAGCACCTGGAactaaaatggttcttcaaagggttctcttattGGGGACAGCCGACGGAACCCTGGTAGGTTCTCTAGAGAATACCCCTTTTTCTATGAGAGTAGCATATATAAAACACTGAAGCAGTGAGAGGTCCTATCAGTAGCCTAGACATGTTCCTGTTAAACAGGGTCCTTGGAGCGTTACAGTTTGCACTGAGACGCACAACTCCTACTACTTCGTATAGTGCCAGGCAGAGCTGATAGGTGCTATCTTGTCATGTGTCCAATGAGTGCTATTGCCGGTCTGCTGAAGACCTATATCagccgtacacacacacacacacacacacacacacacacacacacacacacacacacacacacacacacacacacacacacacacacacacacacacacacacacacacacacacactaactctaaccctctaaACCTAACTCTTTACAttctctaactctctaactctaaccctggacACTACCCTTCCTAaacctctaactctaaccctggacACTACCCTTCCTAActctctaacactaaccctggacACTACCCTttctaaccccctaaccctggACACTCCCCGTCCTAACaatctaactctaaccctggacACTACCCTTCCTAaccctctaactctaaccctggacACGACCcttcctaactctaaccctggacACTACCCTTCCTAaccctctaactctaaccctggacACTAcccttcctaaccctaaccctggacacgaCCCTTCCTAACTCTGACCCTGGACACTACCCTTCCTAaccctctaactctaaccctggacACTACCcttcctaactctaaccctggacACGACCCTTCCTAACTCGTTCTGCAGACATGGAGTTTCtagaacacactacactacactacaagtTCTCTTTCCACATCATCCCTCAGAAACTCTAACACTCACATGTGGTTGGGAAATGAAACCGGTGTCCAGTGGGGGAACGGGAGCAtatttctgtctgtgtgtaactgtgtgaggCTATCACATTTGGGTTAGGGCCAGAGGCGTCGCCAGCTGTGGAAGTACGTCTTTAAGACAGtgtacagtgtacacacacacacacacacacactctcacacaaacacaaacacacacacacacacacacacacacacacacacacacacacacacacacacacacacacacacacacacacacacacacacacacacacacacacacacacacacacacacacacacacggtatggTAATGCACAGCTTGACGTCTGAGAGATGGCAAAACTGCTTATGACAATAAAATCTAAGAAGGTATAGGCTTCCACAGAGACATGGCTGGGTTGGAATATGGGGGCTTGTGTGCCAAATATGCAGCAGCAGCTCAATCTAACCCCAAGATCTCTGGACTCTGATCaaggtgtgagagtgtgtgtgtgagagtgtgtgtgtgtgtgtgtgtgtgtgtgtgtgtgtgtgtgtgtgtgtgtgtgtgtgtgtgtgtgtgtgtgtgtgtgtgtgtgtgtgtgtgtgtggcgctgcGTGGTGGAGGTCAGGGTAGGTAATACTACATAATAAATATTCTTTCAGGATCCAGTGGAACTCTCGtgtgaggagagaaacagagagagagagctagagagagaaagagagagagagagagagagagaggaagagtagagagagagagaaagagcgtgagagacacagagagagagaggaagagtaaagagtgggagaaagagaaagagagagagaggaagagtagagagagagagagagaggaagaggagagtgggagaaagagagagagaggaagagtagagagagagagagagagatagatagagtgaGAAATAGCAcgaaagagagaggagtagagtgagagttagagagacagagagagagggagagacagagagttagagCAAGAGGAGGTTAAGCTGTGTATCCTCTAGTAGTTAgccatttttatttattaaattttgtttttaaacatttatttaactaggcaagtcagttaagaacaaattcttattttcaatgacggcctaggaacagtgggttaactgcctgttcaggggcagaacgacagatttgtaccttgtcagctcgggggtttgaacttgcaaccttccggttactaaccaccaggctaccctgccacaaTACCATACTCCTAGTTCGATCTGTCAAGAGGGTATTACAAGGACTACATCACATACCATTAGACCAGCAGACCTCGATCTGAAAGGACTTCTTGTaccttttttattatttttatttgatttatttcacctttatttaaccaggtaggctagttgagaacacctttatttaaccaggtaggctagttgagaacacctttatttaaccaggtaggctagttgagaacacctttatttaaccaggtaggctagttgagaacacctttatttaaccaggtaggctagttgagaacacctttatttaaccaggtaggctagttgagaacacctttatttaaccaggtaggctagttgagaacacctttatttaaccaggtaggctagttgagaacacctttatttaaccaggtaggctagttgagaacacctttatttaaccaggtaggctagttgagaacacctttatttaaccaggtaggctagttgagaacaagttctcatttacaaatgcgacctggcaaagaaaaagcaaagcagttcgacacatacaacaacacagagttacacatggagtaaaacaaacatacagtcaataatacagtagaaaaaaaagggggagtctatatacattgtgtgcaaaaggcatgaggaggtaggcgaataattacaattttgcagattaacactggggtgataaatgatcagatggtcatgtacaggtagagatattggtgtgcaaaagagcagaaaagtaaataaataaaaacagtatggggatgaggtaggtgaaaatgggtgggctatttaccaatagactatgtacagctgcagcgatcggttagctgctcagatagctgatgtttgaagttggtgagggagataaaagtctccaacttcagcggaTTGGAGACAGACCACACAGGGAACTGAATATATTTCTGTTGAACATGACCATAGTAAAACAACAGCCCCTCCATCTACAGGACTCACCCTGACTTCAGAACATACAGACTTCATAGTCAAACTCAACTGAGCTGTTTAGAATAGGAATGAATTCCACTATACAGCCCCTTTCTGTATTTTACTCAGAAGAAACAACAAtgatctctccttctcccaccaACATTCCTTTCCCGGATATTAACAAACAGTGAAACAGATCTGTCATCTTCTGTGGCTGGCTGAAATATCTACTGTTGGAATTAAAGTGTTTATTATGTCACTTCCGAAGTCACACAGTCAATGTTTTGACCATACGTCCTCTGAACCAATGTTACCACTGtgggggaatggaggagagagagtggtagcgtgtgtgtgtgtgtgtgtgtgtcagtcagacgcagagcagttgccataacaggcagtgatgcaaaaggtcaggatgctctcgatggtgcagctgtagaacgttttgagagTCTGGGGACCAATGCCAAtgcttttcagtctcctgaaggggaaaaggcgttgtcatgccctcttcacgactgtcttggtgtgattggaccatgttagttttttggtgatttggacaccaaggaacttgaaactctcaacctactccactacagtcccgtcgatgagaataggggcctgttcggccctccttttcctgtagttcacgatcatctcctttgtcttgatcacgttgagggatacggtgtgctactgtgtgtgtgtgtgtgtgtgtgtgtgtgtgtgtgtgtgtgtgtgtgtgtggattcatACGTATGTGTGCACACAAACATCTGGATGTGGCAATAGACCCTATGGCTTCTTGGGGGCTACAGAAAAAtgaacaatctctctctctctctctctctctctctctctctctctctctctctctctctctttctctgtgtctctctctgcctccccctctctctgtgtctctctctatgtctctgtctgtgtctctctctcccgtccctctccctctctatctcccatccttctctatctctctctcccgtccctctctatctctctctcccgtccctatccttctctatctctctctctctcccatccctctccctctctatctctgtctttcctgtccctctccctctctatctctctcccgtccctctccctctccctctctcaggtgcTGAGTCACTCAACAGGAACAGCTTCAGTTTCAGTGATGAGAGATTGAactctccctcccccaccactCCCCCATCTCTGATGTCACCCAAAGGTGAgcctcgaccccccccccccccacacacaaccaTCAACATTCACCTTTTACAAACACGTCATTCTGACTAGAATTAGAATCTCAGTTTGACAGCCAAAGTGCAGCTCTGTATTCCTCCTGTTTAGACGGAACGACAGAGGCAGGATTCTACATTATGTTGTTCTAGGAGACGTCAAATGTTATGATTGGCAGACATATTGCCTCAGGCTTAGAGCACTTCAGCTAGCATCAGCTATTCCAATGGTTCACTtattaacaaattatagttcAAGTGACTCATTCTTCTTCTTTAGTAAGGTAGTAGTATTTGTATTTGTAGTAGACAGCGCCATGTGTTGTTCAATTCACACAATGCATGATGGGTGTTCATTTTATGTTATGCAATTGCAAGTGGACTATCAAGTGCTATTTCATTTTTTGACTATCTCTCTATGTTGACTGTTTACAGCTAAATTGGGAGACACTAAAGAACTGGAGGACTTCATTGCTGACCTTGACAAGACATTAGCCAGTAAGTGCTAATACCTTGCACCATTCACAGTACTTACTCGGGGGGTGGGTATGCTAACTATGTTAGCGATGCGAACCACCACTCATATACTGTAGCTACATGATCGTCATAACTCTCTGGCTATCCTAAACAATACGCTCAATAAACGGTGTCAGCTCTAAACAGGGTTGGGGTATTGGGACGTATGGGGATGTATGGATGGGAAAGATGAGACCTCTAGGGAGGTGGGAGGTAAAGAAAATATATCACTAATGTCATTATACCttgacacacacgtgcacacacatgcacacacatgcacacacacaaacacatgtacacacacgtacacacacacacacacacgtacacatacgtacacacacgtacacacacacgcacacatgtacacacacacgtacacacacatgcgcacacatacgcgcgcacacacacacacagacacacacacacgtacacacgcacatgtacgcacacacgtacacacacacgcgaaCAACTCCCCCCAGTGACAGCTTATGTTAGAGCGtaacccgagagagagagagctgagtttATGTACCGGATACAGACCAACATAGGGGCAGAATATCAACAGTAAATGGATTGGCCAATGGAAGTGTTCAGGTGCCATTCTTAAGACCTACAGACAGCGAATCCTAGTCCGTTAATAACGGAGTACTGAATGTTCTTCATTCAAACCAATGggacggtcagtcagtcagtcagacacgtTAGGCAAtgggacagtcagtcagtcagtcagacacgtTAGGCAAtgggacagtcagtcagacacgtTAGGCAATGggacggtcagtcagtcagtcagacacgtTAGGCAATGggacggtcagtcagtcagttagacacgtTAGGCAATGggacggtcagtcagtcagttagacacgtTAGGCAATGggacggtcagtcagtcagttagacacgtTAGGCAATGggacggtcagtcagtcagttagacacgtTAGGCAATGGGACGGTCACTCAGTCAGTTAGACACGTTAGGCAATGGGACGGTCAGTAAGTCAGACACGTTAGGCAATGggacggtcagtcagtcagttagacacgtTAGGCAATGggacggtcagtcagtcagttagacacgtTAGGCAATGggacggtcagtcagtcagttagacacgtTAGGCAATGggacggtcagtcagtcagttagacacgtTAGGCAATGggacggtcagtcagtcagttagacacgtTAGGCAATGggacggtcagtcagtcagttagacacgtTAGGCAATGGGACGGTCAGTAAGTCAGACACGTTAGGCAATGggacggtcagtcagtcagttagacacgtTAGGCAATGggacggtcagtcagtcagttagacacaTTAGGCAATGggacggtcagtcagtcagttagacacgtTAGGCAATGggacggtcagtcagtcagttagacaggtTAGGCAATGggacggtcagtcagtcagtcagacacgtTAGGCAATGggacggtcagtcagtcagttagacacgtTAGGCAATGggacggtcagtcagtcagttagacaggtTAGGCAATGGgacggtcagtcagtcagacaagtTAGGCAATGggacggtcagtcagtcagttagacacgtTAGGCAATGggacggtcagtcagtcagttagacacgtTAGGCAATGggacggtcagtcagtcagttagacacgtTAGGCAATGGGACGGTCAGTGAGTCAGTTAGACACGTTAGGCAATGggacggtcagtcagtcagttagacacgtTAGGCAATGggacggtcagtcagtcagtcagacacgtTAGGCAATGggacggtcagtcagtcagttagacacgtTAGGCAATGggacggtcagtcagtcagtcagatacgTTAGGCAATGggacggtcagtcagtcagtcagacacgtTAGGCAATGggacggtcagtcagtcagttagacacgtTAGGCAATGggacggtcagtcagtcagttagacacgtTAGGCAATGggacggtcagtcagtcagttagacacgtTAGGCAATGggacggtcagtcagtcagttagacacgtTAGGCAATGGGACGGTCAGTCAGTCATTTAGACACGTTAGGCAATGggacggtcagtcagtcagttagacacgtTAGGCAATGggacggtcagtcagtcagttagacacgtTAGGCAATGggacggtcagtcagtcagttagacacgtTAGGCAATGggacggtcagtcagtcagtcagacacgtTAGGCAATGGGagacggtcagtcagtcagtcagacacgtTAGGCAATGGGACGGTCAGTCGGTCAGTTAGACACGTTAGGCATTGggacggtcagtcagtcagttagacacgtTAGGCAATGGGACGGTCAGTCACATGAAGTAAAGGGAGAGTCAGCTACAGTATTTGCTTCTCAGGTTAAGCAGAGCCTGGCATTTTTATTAGGGTCTACAGTTTACCTCATTGCCTAacgtgtctgactgactgactgaccgtccCATTGCCTTGGTCCATCTGTCTGACCTGAGGTACGTAGAGGAGTCTACAGTCCATTACTAATCAAacatcgtctgtctgtctgtctctccttagGCATGTGACATAGAGCCCAATCAAAGTGACAGAGACCCTTTTTGGAGAGTTGCCATCGAGAGGAGGGGACTCCCTGTCCAGACACCCAGGCGCCcccccaacaaacacacacacacacacacacacacacacacacacacacacacacacacacacacacacacacacacacacacacacacacacacacacacacacacgaactccAGGAGTGCTGTGAACAGGGACAGTCAAAGTGGCTGTCAGAAGTACTGAACAACTTCATCTCAAGGCTGCGTCCCAATAGTATAAGACAGcgtcatctcctcatctcctttcctcttcctcatctcctttccttcatGAGCTGATCTGATTGTACTGGATAGGTTAAATAGGTTTGTTTACACAGTTAGAATGGGCAAATGTGAAATAGCACCTCATGTCCTATTGCACTATATAACATTGGGTATTATTTCTGACACAGGCCTAGTTTATAAACTTTTGCAAGTCATGGAGGAGACTAGGGGAGGATATTAGGAAGGAGATTAAGGAAATGCTGCTTTATAAAAGTATTGGGACACTGTCAGACAGACAAACACCATCTCACATACTATGCGTCCTTTATACAAAACTTGAGCTGGAAGagtctttaagaaatggctttttaTAATAGAAGTATATTTGTAATTTTATAGAGCTGGTCATTGTACATTTATCAATAATACTTGTTTgtgatatatatttttgtatctaTATGTAAATAATAATTGTTTCAGATTCTATTGCATTAAAAAGCTTATATGATGGGTTTTAGGTTGGTCAGTCATTGACTGGAGTTAAGATGTGTTGATgcttttaaagaatgtgaaactAAAAGTGGATTAACTCTGAAAACTGGAATCcaacaaaatgtatttaatacagCTAATGTCTATTGTCTATAAGAGATCATATTAAAGTTCAATGTTATTCTTTTAAAACATATCTCTTCTCTTTTTTTCCTGCGTACATTATCGGTCTCCCGTATAACATCTAAACTAGCTAAGTTAATGTTAATAATTATAATTTGGATCAGTGTTGTAGTACTCCAGACTCGTCACCTTGAGTGTCTCGTTCTTGAGTGTCCCTTTTCAGTTCAGTTGTATTATACTACAATATATAAAAATACAAACAGCAGTAACAACCTCAAACAATGACAGGGAGAATTGCTCacaattgtat contains:
- the LOC109905214 gene encoding regulator of cell cycle RGCC-like; translated protein: MKSPKLKSQGKFISATFLEEEEDDLSDVLCEFDAVIEDFTSPVEKRHFRYDEHLKTAKRRSSASVSDSGISDSESAESLNRNSFSFSDERLNSPSPTTPPSLMSPKAKLGDTKELEDFIADLDKTLASM